From the Rhodoferax mekongensis genome, one window contains:
- a CDS encoding LysR family transcriptional regulator has translation MDKLKQLESFVSVATRGSLTAAANAEGVAPAIMGRRLDALEERLGVKLLIRTTRRITLTHEGSAFLEDCQRIIADVTNAEASVSAGGVKAAGHLRITAPAGFGRRHVAPLVPKFRELHPDVTISLNLSDRVVDIAGEGFDCAVRVGDMPDSSLVSVRMADNRRLCVATPAYLKRHGTPKTPADLSRFHCLTLSSDASQTRGWAFKLPAAKGERADAGEVIYLKPAGPLDCSDGQVLHDWCLGGYGIAWRSTWEVENEIAAGRLVAVLEDYAAPPNGIYAVFPQRKHMPLRVRLWIDFIKERYSAPGYWQRTVLRD, from the coding sequence ATGGACAAGCTCAAGCAACTCGAATCCTTCGTCTCGGTCGCCACCCGTGGCAGCTTGACCGCAGCCGCCAATGCCGAAGGCGTGGCCCCCGCCATCATGGGCCGTCGGCTTGACGCGCTGGAAGAGCGCCTGGGCGTGAAGTTGCTGATCCGCACCACCCGGCGCATCACACTCACGCACGAGGGCAGTGCGTTTCTGGAAGACTGCCAGCGCATCATTGCCGACGTGACCAACGCAGAGGCCAGCGTGAGCGCCGGTGGCGTGAAGGCGGCAGGCCATTTGCGTATTACGGCGCCTGCTGGTTTCGGCCGCCGCCATGTGGCGCCGCTGGTGCCCAAGTTCCGCGAGCTGCACCCCGATGTGACGATTTCGCTTAACTTGAGTGACCGTGTGGTGGACATTGCGGGCGAGGGCTTTGACTGCGCAGTCCGCGTGGGCGACATGCCCGACTCATCGCTGGTGAGCGTGCGCATGGCCGACAACCGGCGCTTGTGCGTGGCCACACCGGCCTACCTCAAGCGTCATGGCACGCCCAAAACGCCCGCCGACCTGAGCCGCTTCCATTGCCTCACGCTGTCCAGCGACGCATCCCAAACCCGGGGCTGGGCTTTCAAGTTGCCCGCGGCCAAGGGTGAGCGCGCTGACGCAGGCGAGGTGATTTACCTCAAGCCCGCCGGCCCGTTGGACTGCAGCGATGGCCAGGTGCTGCACGACTGGTGTCTGGGGGGCTACGGCATCGCATGGCGCAGCACCTGGGAGGTGGAAAACGAAATCGCCGCAGGCCGTTTGGTCGCGGTGCTGGAAGACTATGCCGCTCCGCCCAACGGCATTTACGCCGTCTTCCCCCAACGCAAACACATGCCCCTGCGGGTGCGCTTGTGGATCGACTTCATCAAAGAGCGCTACAGCGCGCCGGGGTATTGGCAACGAACCGTGCTTCGGGATTAG